Below is a window of Geomonas oryzisoli DNA.
CAACTGGAATACTTTACCCGATTGTCGAGGGGCAGCAACGACCGTTCGAGGGATTTTCATGGGAAAACGGCTGAGAAATAAAGCCCTCTCACTGCGCGTCGCCGATAGAGGGAGCACAGGTGACGCGCCAGCGGAACGAGGAAAGCTACGGCTTGTGTTAGGGGGCGATCTCCATTAAGATAACGCGCGCAACAGCGCGACTAGCCTCAGGAGGATTGGAAATGGAAAAGTGTGCCCTCATTACGGGAGCATCGTCGGGAATTGGCGCCGCCTGCGCGCGGGCGCTGCCTGAGTTGGGCTGGAAACTGGTGCTGACGGCCCGCCGCGAGGATAAGCTGCGCGCGCTCCAGCAGGAACTTGCCGGGAAGACGAAGGTACATACCGTGGTGCTGGACGTGCGGGACGGCGCTGCCGTGGCCGCCGCCTGTGCCGGGCTGCCGCCGGAATTCGCCGTGGTGGACCTTTTGGTCAACAACGCAGGGCTCGCCTTGGGTCTGGAACCGGCACACCAGGCATCGCTTCAGGACTGGGAGACCATGGTGGACACCAACATCAAGGGGGTGATGTACTGCACCCGCGCCATCCTCCCCGGCATGGTGGCGAGAAACCGCGGCCACGTGGTCAACATCGGCTCGGTGGCCGGAAGCTGGCCCTACCCCGGCGGCAACGTCTACGGCGCCACCAAGGCCTTCGTGCAGCAGTTTTCCCGGAACCTGCGCGCCGATCTTTTGGGAACGGCCGTGCGGGTCACCAACATCGAGCCGGGCATGGCGGAGACCGAGTTCTCCAAGGTCCGCTTCAAGGGAGAGGACGAAAAGGCGCAGCGGGTCTACACCGGAACCGAACCGCTGCGGGCGGAGGATATCGCCGATATCGTCGCCTGGGTGGCCTCGGTCCCGGCGCGGGTCAACATCAACAACGTCGAGGTGATGTCGGTCAACCAGGCCTGGGGGCCGCTGGCGGTACATCGCTCTTAAATAGGATCCCACCAGTCCGGCACAACAGGGCTCTTCGGTCCCCTCCCCCTCCCTTGACGGGAGGGGGCCGGGGGGTGGGTGAAGTAGCCATGAGCGGCAATGATGGCACCCTCCCCCACCCCCTACCCCCCTCCCGCAAGGGGAGGGGGAACCAGATACAACAAAGAAGGGGAGCCCGATATGATCGGTGCTCCCCTTTCCTGTTCGGAACTCCTGCCCGCTGTGAAGCGAAGGCTAGTGATCGCCGTCCCCCCCCGGTGTCTCGCTGTGCCCGCCGTTGCCGTTTCCGTTCTGGCCGGTGTCCTTCAGGAAGTCGATGAACTCCTTGTCCAGCTTGTTGAAGTGGGAGCGGAGCCATTCGCACATGGCGGTGATGACAGCCACGATCATGAGTGTGTTGTCCCCCTGCTCGGCGTGCAGCGTTTCCAGGCGCAGCACCTCACGGAAAAAGATCTCGTGCTGCGTCTTGTGAGAGTGGTAGCCGGGATACCCCGACTCGAGCATCAGCTTCTCCTCGTCCCGGAAATGCCACCGCACGTACTTTTTCAGAAACCACATCAACCTGCCGATCTCGTCGGCGCCCTTCTTTTTTTTCGCCCCCTTGAGCAGGTCGTCGACCCGGCGCAGCAGCTCCTTGTGCTGCTTGTCCACCGCCTCGCTTCCCGTCGCCATATCCTCATGCCACTGCGTCAACATTTCCCGTCTCCTTGACACGCCACGGCGGCTGCAAGCACCACCGATACCGCAGAACCGGTTTCTTGACCGGTTACTTCTCAGATCGGCAGGCACCCGTCTTTGCTTGAGGACTTTCGTTAAAAAAAAAGCCCCGGGATCGCCCAGGGCCTTGAAAGTACTGATGTGCCTGCTGAAATTTAGGCTTTTTTCTCCTCGTTCAGCTGGACCACGTCCTCGCCGGCGGAGGCTTTCTTGAAGTTCTTGATGCTGCTCCCCAGCGCCTGTCCCAACTGGGGAAGCTTGGCGGGGCCGACAACCACGAGGGCTATCACGAGCACGATGATCATTTCCGGCATACCGAATCCAAACATTTACCTTCTCCTTTGAACTCCCGCGCCGGGGAGCTGTTGCGTTGACGCCTCTTGGTTCAGGCCGCCCTTAGGCTAGGCCTGCGCTTTCTGTGCTTGCTCGGCGGCAGGCAGGTTCTCAGTAGTGCCGGTCCTGACCTTGTCGCCGTTTCTCAACTCGTAGTATTCCTGCGGGGTGTTGATGTTGCTGAAAGAGTCGAACTCAGGATCGAAGCCGGCCACCTCGCTGGCCGGGATCTCGTTCACCTTCAACTGCGGCAGGATGGAGACGATGCGCCGCTTCCCCTGCTCCAGGCACTGCTCCATGGCGGCCAGGGCACTCTTGTTGTAGAGCGCGTGCAGCGGCTCGTAGCCGTGCCCGCTTTTCGGGAGCACCAGGTCGCAGTCGCCTCGACGCCCGGCGATGTGCCTGATCAGGGCCGGATCGAGGTGCGGCATGTCGCAGGCTACGGTGAAGACGCTCGGGGTGTTAGCCTGGGCGAGACCGGCGTGGATACCTGCCAGGGCACCCATCCCCGGGTAGAGGTCGGCCACCTTGCGGCAGGGCAGAAACTGGTACTGCTCCGGGGTGTTGGTCACCAAGATCACCTCAGGGAAGATCTCGGAGAGCTCCCGGTAGATGCTCTCGATGAAGCGCCCCCCCTTGTGCGGCAGAAGAGCCTTGTTGCTCCCCATGCGGCTGGAGGCGCCCCCCGCAAGGATTACGCCGGTGACGCCGGCGATCTTCTCGGGGCCGGAGGTGCTGATGGCTTCGGCGTGGGTGTAGACCTTGAAACTGTCGGCCCTGACGTAGCCGACCAGGGTGATGCCGGCCTCCTCGGCCATCTTCACCGCCATGTCGGTGGGCGAGGTGCGCGAGGCGATAAGGTCGATGCCGAGCATGGACGCCTTGGCGACCAGTTCGGTGGAGACGCGCCCCGAGGTGACCAATATGGTTCCAGCCAGCGAGATCCCCTTCAAGAGGGCCTCTCCGGCAATTCTGTCAATGGTATTGTGGCGGCCGATGTCCTCGGCATGCAACAGCAGCGTGTCGCTGCCGACGCCCGCGGAGTGCATCCCGCCGTGGTTCTTGTACCCTTCGCACTGCTGCGCCAGCTGGTTCATCAGGGCGAAGATGGTCTCGGGTGCGTGCACCCGGGAGGGGCCGGACTTCTCGACCGGCTTGGGCATGTTGAAACTGATCCCGGTGCCACAACCGGAGGTGAGTACCGGCTTGAGACGCTCGGGAAGCTCGCCGCGGATGGTGACGCTGGCGGCGCCGAAGTCCTGGCAGATGGCCAGCGCGAGGAAGTCGTCAACCTTGGAGACGAAGCCCTGCAGGCGCAGGAAGCCGGCAACCAGGAAACGCAGGTCGTGGGGTGAAGCGATTAGGGTCGCCATCTCGCGCCCGTTCACCACCAACTGCAGGGGGTACTCGGTAACCACCCCGCCTTCCAACTGCTCCATGACGCCCTTCTTGAAACTGTAAATAGTTGCCACCTGCGGACTCCTTGAATCTGATCTGGCTTGAGCTCTTGCCGTCCCCCGCCCTGCCCCTCCCCCGCCTGCGCGGGAGAGGGGACTTCGGGAGGGTTTCCTCGTACTTCTAAGCTTTTACTGCGAAAGATTCAAACTGTTGCTGCAACTTCCGTTAGGCCTTGGCCGCACCGTGAGCGTGGCCTTTCTCGGTTTTATGGAAGTGGTCCGGAATCGAGTAGTCGACGGTTTCCGGATGGTGCTCGAAGATCGGGAAGTACTTCGCGATCAGCACGAAGAACAGGATGTGCGCAGCGATGATGCCGATGGTAACCAGGCTCTCGATGAAGGACGGGTAGTAGAAGGTACCCGGTGCCTCCATGCCGAACATGGAGACGTTGAAGCGGTTCAGGATGATGCCGGCGATCACCAGCCAAGCGGCGGTAGCGCGCAGGCGGTTGTCTTCGCGGACCTTCCTGCTCATCAGCATGACCAGCGGCAGGATCATGCCGACGGCAACCTCGACGATGAACAGGACCAGCAGGCCCGGACGGTTGAAGAGCGGTCCCTGGGTCAAGGCGAAGAGGGAGAAGAACTTGACGGTCAGGTACACGGTGATGACCCAGGGGAGGATCTTGGCCAGGGTCTCGAGCAGTTCGCCCTCGTCCGGCTGCCCCATGTACTTGTGGCTCATGGTGGCTTCCACGATGATGATGGAAATGCCGGCGCACATCGCGGAGATCCAGAACAGCAGCGGCAGCAGCGGGTTGTACCAGAGGCTGTGCAGCTTATCGACCGCGATCAGGAAGAAGGTGCCCAGGGACGACTGGTGCAGGGTCGAGATGGAGGCCGCAGCTACAACCAGCGGCATCTCGATGGTGCGCAGCAGACGTAGCGGCACGTGGTAGCCGAACTTCTCGCACACCGGCGACAGGAACTCCAGGAAGAGCACCGTGGTGTAGGCCATGATGCACATGGAAACCTCGAACATCGGGGAGTGCGGGTTCCAGTACACCATGGTGTGCCAGCAGCGCTGCGGCTGGCCCAGGTCGAGCAGAAGCCCGACGCTGACCAGGGAGTAACCGAGGAAGCCGGTCACGATGGCCGGACGTACCAGCGGCTCGAGCTTCTTGATGTGGAAGCAGTGCACGATGGCCCCGAGGGTGAAGGCGCCCGCCGCGAGCGGTACCGCGGTGACGACGTCGAAGGAGATCCAGAGACCCCACGGGAAGGTATCGTTCAGGTTGGTGGTGACGCCCAGGCCGAACACGAAGCGGGCCAGGGAGGCGAGCGCGCCCACAGCCACCAGGACGATCAGGAACTGCACGAAGCGGTGGTAGCCCTTGATCTCGTTAGCGATTATCTTTGCAGCGGTCATCTAGCTCTCCTCCTTCGGCGTAGCGCCGGATTTTCTCTGCTCCTCTTCCTTGGCGATCCTCTCCTTCCTGTGGTTGAACCAGGACAGCAGCGACAGCGAGCCGCCGACGGTGAGGAAGATGCCCGGGACCAGGCGCAGCGCCTGCCAGGTGTAGGACGGGAGCGGACGCTTGGTGACCGGCTTGAAGCCGAGCTCGTCGAAGGGAAGCGCGGTCAGGTAGATGACCGAGGTGCCGCCCGCCTCTTCGGAACCGTAGAGCTTCTTAAGGTACTTCTCCGGACGTGCCGCGATCCTCTTGTTGGCTTCCTTGATCATGTCCTCGCGGTTGCCGTAGGTGATGGCGGAGACGCAGGTGGTGGCGCAGGCCGGCTTCAGCCCTTCCTTCACCCTGGAGTAGCAGCCGGTGCACTTTCTCACCAGCGGCAGGGCCTTGCTCCACTCGTACTTGGGCACCCCGAACGGGCAGGCGACCATGCAGAAGCGGCAGCCGATGCAGCGCTCCGCATCATAGGTGACCGGGCCTTCCTTGGTCTTCTTGAAGGCGCCTACCGGGCAGACCGATGCGCAGGCCGGCTCGTTGCAGTGCATGCACATCTCTTTGTAGAAGGCGAACTCGTTCTGCCCGTTCTTCTCGTAGTCCCGGAACTTGATGCGGGTAAAGGTGTATTCCGACATGAGCGGCGGGTTCTGGTAGCCTTCGCCGGTGAAGAACTCGGTCTTCTCGGCGCCCAGTTGGTTCCACTGCTTGCAGGCAACCTGGCAGCCGCGGCAGCCGGTGCACTTGGTCATGTCGATCAAAAATGCCTTGGTCTTGTTGAAGTCTTGGTTCTCGCTGCTCATGCGCGCTTACCCCCTTTCTCGATGTTGCAGAGGAATGCCTTGAACTCGGGGATGCTTGTGTTCGCGCAACCGACCGACGGCGTAAGGACGTTGCCGGAGTCGCCGGTAGCAAGACCTGCATAACCGAAGTGCCAGGGGAGACCCACCTGCTCTACCTCTTTCCCCTGCACGCTGAAGGGCTTCAGCCTGGAGGTGACCAGTGCCTTCGCCTCGATGGAGCCGCGCTCGCTGGTTACCTTGACCATGTCGCCGTTGTTGATTCCCTTGGCGCGGGCAAGCGTCTGAGAAATCTCTACGAACATGGTCGGGACCAGTTCGACCAGCCACGGGAGCGAACGGGTCATGGCGCCCGCCTGCCAGTGCTCGGTCATCCTGTAGGTGGTGCCGACGTACGGGAACTTGGCCGTATCGCTGGTCATGTTGGCCGGAATCTTCACGGCCGGGTTGGTCTGGGTTTTGGAAAGGAGGTTCTTTGCCGGGCTCTCGATCGGCTCGTAGTGCTCGGGGAACGGACCGTCCTTCATGTCCAGGGCGTAGAGACGGCCGTGGCCTTCAGCCAGCATGATGAAGGGGTATTTGCCTTCCTTGGCATCGTTCATCGGCGGCCAGGGACCGTCGGGCACGTCGCCTTTCCATTTCTTCTCCAGGGCGTCCCAGGTGATGACGACGCGCTTGGGGTTGAACGGCACACCGTCCGGGTTGACCGAGGCGCGGTTGTAGATGATGCGGCGGTTGACCGGCCAAGCCCAGGACCATTTCGGGTACATGCCCAGGCCGGTCGGGTCGGCGAGGTCGCGACGCGCCATCTGGTTGCCTTCCTTGGTGTAGGAGCCGCAGTAGATCCAGCAGCCGGAGACGGTGGAGCCGTCGTCCTGGAGGTACTTGAACATCGGGACCTGGTCGCCGGCCTTGAACTCCAGGGT
It encodes the following:
- the fdhD gene encoding formate dehydrogenase accessory sulfurtransferase FdhD, which translates into the protein MATIYSFKKGVMEQLEGGVVTEYPLQLVVNGREMATLIASPHDLRFLVAGFLRLQGFVSKVDDFLALAICQDFGAASVTIRGELPERLKPVLTSGCGTGISFNMPKPVEKSGPSRVHAPETIFALMNQLAQQCEGYKNHGGMHSAGVGSDTLLLHAEDIGRHNTIDRIAGEALLKGISLAGTILVTSGRVSTELVAKASMLGIDLIASRTSPTDMAVKMAEEAGITLVGYVRADSFKVYTHAEAISTSGPEKIAGVTGVILAGGASSRMGSNKALLPHKGGRFIESIYRELSEIFPEVILVTNTPEQYQFLPCRKVADLYPGMGALAGIHAGLAQANTPSVFTVACDMPHLDPALIRHIAGRRGDCDLVLPKSGHGYEPLHALYNKSALAAMEQCLEQGKRRIVSILPQLKVNEIPASEVAGFDPEFDSFSNINTPQEYYELRNGDKVRTGTTENLPAAEQAQKAQA
- a CDS encoding SDR family oxidoreductase, with product MEKCALITGASSGIGAACARALPELGWKLVLTARREDKLRALQQELAGKTKVHTVVLDVRDGAAVAAACAGLPPEFAVVDLLVNNAGLALGLEPAHQASLQDWETMVDTNIKGVMYCTRAILPGMVARNRGHVVNIGSVAGSWPYPGGNVYGATKAFVQQFSRNLRADLLGTAVRVTNIEPGMAETEFSKVRFKGEDEKAQRVYTGTEPLRAEDIADIVAWVASVPARVNINNVEVMSVNQAWGPLAVHRS
- a CDS encoding bacteriohemerythrin, translating into MLTQWHEDMATGSEAVDKQHKELLRRVDDLLKGAKKKKGADEIGRLMWFLKKYVRWHFRDEEKLMLESGYPGYHSHKTQHEIFFREVLRLETLHAEQGDNTLMIVAVITAMCEWLRSHFNKLDKEFIDFLKDTGQNGNGNGGHSETPGGDGDH
- a CDS encoding 4Fe-4S dicluster domain-containing protein, encoding MSSENQDFNKTKAFLIDMTKCTGCRGCQVACKQWNQLGAEKTEFFTGEGYQNPPLMSEYTFTRIKFRDYEKNGQNEFAFYKEMCMHCNEPACASVCPVGAFKKTKEGPVTYDAERCIGCRFCMVACPFGVPKYEWSKALPLVRKCTGCYSRVKEGLKPACATTCVSAITYGNREDMIKEANKRIAARPEKYLKKLYGSEEAGGTSVIYLTALPFDELGFKPVTKRPLPSYTWQALRLVPGIFLTVGGSLSLLSWFNHRKERIAKEEEQRKSGATPKEES
- the nrfD gene encoding NrfD/PsrC family molybdoenzyme membrane anchor subunit, with protein sequence MTAAKIIANEIKGYHRFVQFLIVLVAVGALASLARFVFGLGVTTNLNDTFPWGLWISFDVVTAVPLAAGAFTLGAIVHCFHIKKLEPLVRPAIVTGFLGYSLVSVGLLLDLGQPQRCWHTMVYWNPHSPMFEVSMCIMAYTTVLFLEFLSPVCEKFGYHVPLRLLRTIEMPLVVAAASISTLHQSSLGTFFLIAVDKLHSLWYNPLLPLLFWISAMCAGISIIIVEATMSHKYMGQPDEGELLETLAKILPWVITVYLTVKFFSLFALTQGPLFNRPGLLVLFIVEVAVGMILPLVMLMSRKVREDNRLRATAAWLVIAGIILNRFNVSMFGMEAPGTFYYPSFIESLVTIGIIAAHILFFVLIAKYFPIFEHHPETVDYSIPDHFHKTEKGHAHGAAKA
- the tatA gene encoding twin-arginine translocase TatA/TatE family subunit, producing MFGFGMPEMIIVLVIALVVVGPAKLPQLGQALGSSIKNFKKASAGEDVVQLNEEKKA